From one Lycium barbarum isolate Lr01 chromosome 6, ASM1917538v2, whole genome shotgun sequence genomic stretch:
- the LOC132644628 gene encoding uncharacterized protein LOC132644628 has product MLINPAFEKAIALQKWHDRKKAQHKDITVLPSLLIKNAKQVKIVDIIDASFDDKEVKYCRFNAKIKDILNKDDPWYSSCKRFYKKVDFINNIAKCPRCRIEKVDYEERYLLKLEVFDKKEHCYVTLFEATRYLLGCDAKTYTESISPKKEESTFYRKLVLSKEKEYTFLVKIDARNEGDRAGRRLIAEEIQEVEEAIAINIEDEDIELESPIRKTKHIEDDTDDKITYKRVKIEKN; this is encoded by the exons ATGTTGATAAACCCCGCTTTTGAAAAAGCAATAGCTCTCCAAAAATG GCATGATAGGAAGAAGGCACAACACAAAGATATAACTGTACTCCCAAGTTTACTGATAAAAAATGCTAAACAAGTGAAGATTGTGGATATCATAGATGCTTCGTTTGATGATAAAGAG GTCAAATATTGTAGATTTAATGCAAAAATCAAAGATATATTAAATAAAGATGACCCATGGTATTCTTCTTGCAAGAGATTCTACAAGAAAGTGGACTTTATAAATAATATTGCAAAATGTCCCCGTTGTCGCATAGAAAAAGTTGATTATGAGGAAAG ATATCTTCTAAAGCTTGAGGTGTTTGATAAGAAAGAGCACTGTTATGTTACATTGTTTGAAGCTACAAGATACTTGCTTGGTTGTGACGCTAAAACGTATACTGAATCAATATCTCCCAAG AAAGAAGAATCCACATTTTACCGTAAATTGGTGTTGAGTAAGGAAAAGGAATACACATTTCTTGTCAAAATTGATGCAAGAAACGAAGGAGATCGGGCTGGACGGCGCCTCATTGCAGAGGAAATACAGGAAGTTGAAGAAGCTATTGCAATTaacatagaagatgaagatatagaattggaatcaCCAATCAGGAAGACCAAACACATTGAGGATGACACTGATGACAAGATAACTTATAAAAGAGTCAAAATTGAAAAGAATTAG